From the genome of Rhizobium oryzihabitans:
GTTTTCGGCCAAGTTCGCTGACTACAGCTTCTGCTTCGGCGTCGGCGTTAATACGCCGAAAGCTTTCGCCCCCACCAATGAGCGGCTGCTGGCGGCAACGGAAAAGACCGGCCGCGAGGTTAAATCCGTCGTGTTGACGATGGTGCTTGCCGAGGAAAAATCCGAGGATGCCTGGGCGAAATGGGAGCACTACAAGGCGGGTGCGGATGAGGATGCGATCAAGTGGCTCGGTCTGCAAAGCGCTGTCGATACCAAATCCGGCTCCGACACCAATGTCCGGCACATGTCCAATCCCGTCTCGGCGGTCAACATCAACATGGGAACGCTGATCGGCTCCTATGAGGAAGTGGCGGCCATGCTGGACGAAATGAGCGAAGTGCCGGGAACGGGCGGCGTCATGCTGACCTTCGACGACTTCCTCGAAGGCGTCGAGAAATTCGGCAAATATGTGCAGCCGCTGATGAAGAGCCGCGCGCATGTTCAGGCTGCACTGGAGGCTGCGGAATGAGTGAAGCCGTCGTGGCGGGTTACAAGGGGCCGGAAAGCCGTTCGGAAAGCGTGACGCTTCCCGCCCGGCCGGAGCCGATCACCCTGAAACCCAGCGAGACCGCCGTTGTCGTGGTCGACATGCAGAACGCCTATTCGACCGAGGGCGGTTATGTCGATCTGGCCGGTTTCGATATTTCCGGGGCCAAGGGCACCATCGCCAACATCAAGAAGACGCTGGATGCGGCACGGGCGGCGGGCGTTCAGGTCATTTATTTCCAGAATGGCTGGGACAAGGACTATGTCGAGGCGGGCGGGCCGGGTTCGCCCAACTGGCACAAGTCCAATGCGCTGAAGACGATGCGCAAGAGGCCGGAGCTGCAGGGCCAGCTCTTGGCAAAGGGCACGTGGGACTATGCAATCGTCGACGAGCTGCAGCCGCAGCCCGGCGATATTCTGGTGCCGAAGACGCGTTATAGCGGTTTCTTCAATACCAATATGGACAGCGTGCTGCGCGCCCGTGGCATCCGCAATCTGGTCTTCGTCGGTATCGCCACCAATGTCTGCGTGGAAAGCTCGCTGCGCGACGCCTTCCATCTCGAATATTTCGGGGTGATGCTGGAGGATGCCACACATCATCTCGGGCCGGACTATATCCAGCAGGCGACGGTCTACAATGTCGAGAAATTTTTCGGCTGGGTCGCCACCGTCAATGATTTCTGCGGCGTCATTTCGCAGGCCGCACCCGTCAGCGCTTGATATCCA
Proteins encoded in this window:
- the rutB gene encoding pyrimidine utilization protein B, with translation MSEAVVAGYKGPESRSESVTLPARPEPITLKPSETAVVVVDMQNAYSTEGGYVDLAGFDISGAKGTIANIKKTLDAARAAGVQVIYFQNGWDKDYVEAGGPGSPNWHKSNALKTMRKRPELQGQLLAKGTWDYAIVDELQPQPGDILVPKTRYSGFFNTNMDSVLRARGIRNLVFVGIATNVCVESSLRDAFHLEYFGVMLEDATHHLGPDYIQQATVYNVEKFFGWVATVNDFCGVISQAAPVSA